A stretch of the Apteryx mantelli isolate bAptMan1 chromosome 3, bAptMan1.hap1, whole genome shotgun sequence genome encodes the following:
- the LOC106489632 gene encoding gamma-aminobutyric acid receptor subunit rho-1, with translation MLTVPKMHFSIILLLWGWVLCTECRDHQQGKEIHEVYKKGSRLQRQRREAHSEAHKQGSPILKRSPDITKSPLTKSEQLLRIDDHDFSMRPGFGGPAIPVGVDVQVESLDSISEVDMDFTMTLYLRHYWKDERLSFPSTNNQSMTFDGRLVKKIWVPDMFFVHSKRSFIHDTTTDNVMLRVQPDGKVLYSLRVTVTAMCNMDFSRFPLDTQTCSLEIESYAYTEDDLMLYWKKGNDSLKTDERISLSQFLIQEFHTTTKLAFYSSTGWYNRLYINFTLRRHIFFFLLQTYFPATLMVMLSWVSFWIDRRAVPARVPLGITTVLTMSTIITGVNASMPRVSYIKAVDIYLWISFVFVFLSVLEYAAVNYLTTVQERKERKFRDKLPCACSLPQPRPMMMDGSYNDGDVNELGHCMSENGDKQDRMMVQLALGSERGSGRRKNQRYVSMRIDTHAIDKYSRIIFPGAYILFNLIYWSIFS, from the exons CCGGCTGCAGAGGCAGAGGCGGGAAGCCCACAGCGAGGCGCACAAGCAAGGCAG CCCAATTCTAAAACGAAGCCCCGACATCACCAAATCTCCGCTGACAAAGTCAGAGCAGCTGCTGCGAATAGATGACCATGACTTCAGCATGAGACCAGGTTTTGGAG GCCCTGCAATTCCTGTTGGGGTAGATGTCCAAGTTGAAAGTCTGGatagtatttctgaagtggaTATG GACTTCACCATGACCCTTTACCTGAGGCACTACTGGAAAGATGAAAGGCTGTCCTTCCCGAGCACCAACAACCAAAGCATGACATTCGATGGCAGGCTCGTGAAGAAGATCTGGGTTCCCGACATGTTCTTCGTCCACTCCAAGCGTTCCTTCATCCACGACACCACCACTGATAATGTCATGCTGCGAGTCCAGCCAGATGGGAAGGTACTTTATAGTCTCAG AGTTACAGTAACAGCAATGTGCAACATGGATTTCAGTCGCTTTCCCCTGGACACACAAACGTGTTCCCTGGAGATTGAGAGCT ATGCCTACACTGAGGATGACCTCATGCTGTACTGGAAGAAAGGGAATGATTCCCTAAAAACAGACGAGAGGATATCTCTGTCCCAGTTCCTGATCCAGGAGTTCCACACCACCACAAAGCTTGCCTTTTACAGCAGCACAG GATGGTACAATCGCCTGTACATAAACTTCACCTTGCGCCGACACATCTTCTTCTTCTTGCTCCAAACTTACTTCCCTGCCACTCTCATGGTTATGCTGTCCTGGGTCTCTTTCTGGATCGATCGCCGAGCAGTACCTGCCAGAGTCCCTTTAG GGATCACCACCGTGCTGACCATGTCTACAATCATCACAGGAGTGAACGCCTCCATGCCCCGTGTTTCCTACATCAAAGCAGTGGACATCTACCTATGGATCAGTTTTGTGTTTGTCTTCCTCTCGGTGCTGGAATATGCGGCAGTGAATTACCTGACTACAGTGCAAGAGCGGAAGGAGAGGAAATTCCGGGACAAG CTTCCTTGTGCGTGCAGCCTGCCTCAGCCGCGGCCCATGATGATGGATGGCAGTTATAACGATGGTGACGTGAATGAATTGGGGCACTGCATGTCTGAGAATGGAGACAAACAAGACAGAATGATGGTGCAGCTGGCGCTGGGGTCTGAAAGGGGCTCAGGCAGGAGGAAAAATCAGAGATACGTCAGCATGCGGATCGACACTCATGCCATTGACAAATACTCCAGGATAATATTTCCTGGTGCATACATTCTATTTAATTTGATATACTGGTCCATTTTTTCATAA